The Candidatus Cloacimonadota bacterium genome includes the window TATGGAGATCAGAAAAAGATCTTACGTAAAATTCCAGGATTACAATATGCTGAATTCCTGCGGTTTGGCTCAATCCATCGCAATACGTTTCTAAATGGACCAAAAATCCTGAATCCTGATTTATCTTTGCAGGCAAAACCAAATGTGTTTATTGCTGGTCAGTTGGCAGGTGTGGAAGGTTACGTAGAATCAATTTTAGGTGGAATTCTGGTTGCGAGGAACGTAAAGCAAACATCCTGTTTGCACTCTTACGGAAAAGGAGTTTCGTTAGAAAAAACTGCTTCCATACCGGAGTTTAGGAACGAGAATGAAAAAATTAAAATCCTTAAGTCAGACTGTCGTTCTAACTCAATGATTTTACCAGAAACGACCGTTTCCGGTCAACTTTGGCGACATTTGATAACACCAGTAAAAAACTTTCAACCTATGAATGCAAACTTTGGACTGTTGCCGCCGTTGATTGAAAAAATCAAAGATAAGAAATTGAAAAAGCAGAAACTTGCTGATAGAAGTTTGAAAGACTTAAAACAGTTTTTGTTTTTCAATGGGAATTAATCGAAAGAATTCCTCGCTGCTCTGCATCGGGATTTTCCAAATTTTCTCCCCTGTTTGAGGGGAGATCCGGCAGTTGCCGGAGAGGGGTAAATAAAGAAAATTCGATTTTCAGCTTGCTGAAATAAATTTAGCGAAATACACCTTGGCTCTGCCACGGTGATAGCCAAATTTAAGAATTTTCTTTATTTAAAATTATTTATTTTTCACCACATCTATTTCAATTTTTATCGATTCATGCAGATGCTTTTTTACTGCGCACAAACTGGCAGATTTGATGAGTGCTTTGTGATATTGTTCGGGAAAGTCTTCCGGAACAAATATCTGCATCGAAATTGTATCTATCAAACCGGTTTTCATATCAAAAACAACATCCTGGATAAGCTTTATCTGATCTGTTTCCAAGCCTCTCTGCTGGCAGAAACTTTTGATGTAAATTCCTGCACAAGTGCCTAATGCTGATAAAAATAATTCAAATGGAGAAGGTGCTGAGTCATCTCCACCACTGCGCTTTGGTTGATCTGTCATCACAGAAAAATCTCTTATCTTTGCTTCCACTTTCAGATTTCCGGGAAATCCAACTTCTAACTGCATCATATTAAAACTCCTAAGTTTTACTACAAAATTAAGTTTTTAATTAATGATGTCAAATATTATTTATGGTTAAAATGATAGTTTTGGGAAATAAAAACTATGACCTTGAAATTTCGTTTTATCGAAACTCTATACAAAATAATTAATGATTAAAAAATTTTTTTCCGAACTCCGATTTTCCAATAAATTTCATCCTCTTCATCCACTCCATTTTTTCCTGCAATTTCACATTAAATATTTCTTCATCAACATCAAAATCATCCAAATCTTCGGTTGCTCTGCGGTTATTGAAGAACAGGTTATTTTCTATCACAAAATCATCTGGAACCAAGTGCAAGGCAAAAGGGCATTGATAGCCGTAATAATCGGGAGAATCATAAGCTTTGCTTTGAGCTGTTTGCACGATGATATTATCTTTGAAAAAACCGGGATTTTCCTCAGTTGAAGAAGTGATCGCAGCTCCCATTGCTCCTGTATCGTAAACGATATTGTGTGAGATGAAACCTTGAGGTTTTCCGCGACTGGCATCCCAGAGAGAAATTCCCCAGGTATTCATGTCTTCAATTATGTTGTTATCCACGATTCCAATGGCATCCACGAAAAGTCCGATACCTTTCCAATAACGCGCGATGTAGTTGTTCGAGATTTTCGCTTTAGCATTCCAGGTAACGCCAACTGCTACTCCGCGGCCACCTTTGGGAGTTCTTCCACCTGCTTTGTCCATGCCGTCGATATAATTTCCAGTCACGATCGCTTCTGTATTTCTAAAAAGCGCAATTCCATCCCAGGAATTTCGAATGATGTCATTATCGGTAATTTCCAAATACGAATTTTCACGACCGCAAATCCCCATGATTCCGGAAATATTTTTCACGATCATCAAGGAATCACCCAGATTATTCGTGATCAGATTATTATGAATTTTTGCGCTGCTGTTTTTTACTACGATCGCTGCATCGCCGGCCATCCCTGCTGAATCACGTATTCCATCCGTAATTGTAATGTTCTCCAGATAGAAATCCTGGCAATCAACAATATAAAGTCCGTATCCGGAATTAGTGTGAATAACTGCCGACCTGTCTTTGGGGCCAATAATTTTAATGTTTTCCCCACTTATTTTAAGTCCGTAAGTTGCCGGATTTGTTGTTTTGGGTTCTTCACAATTGGCACAAGTAGAATCTATAAAATGAGTTGGAGTCAGTTCATAATCTCCACTTGCCAGCTCTACAATTATGTTATTCTGGCTGGTTTTAAATAGTTCAATCAGATCATTTTCATTATCGATTGTTATGGTTTTAGATATGGGATTTGAGATAAAATAAATAACCAGGAATATGAAAATTACAAACAAATAGAACAGAATTTTTTTCAACATTCATACATCTCCGTTCTTCTGTCATTGAAAGCATGATTGTATTCTGTAACTTTTTTGTCATCAGCTTTTTCGGGGTAGATCTCCACGATTTGAACAGTTTCTTCAGTTTCAGTGCAGCGATGCAGAATTTCTCCTTTGGTAGAAAGTATCTGACTCATACCGGTAAAGGTTAATTCACTATCCATATTTTTTTCAGTTCCGGTTCTATTGGAAGTTATCGAAAACACACGATTTTCCAAACTTCTGGTTATCATTGCCTGCTGGCACCAGGGCAATACAAGATTGGCGGAATGAGCAATTATCTGCGCTCCACGTAATGCCAAGGTTCTTGCTGATTCCGGGAATATCCAGTCAAAGCAGATCATAAGACCAACTTTTACACCATCTTTAGCTTCGAAAACTTTTAGTCCCGAATTACCAGGAAGAAACCATTTTTTTTCTTCGTAAAACAGGTGGGTCTTCCTATAAACATGGATAGTTCCGGCAGGATTTACCAGCAAAGATGAATTGTAGAATTTATCTCCATCTTTTTCGGCAAATCCAACTACATAGCTGGTATTTTTTTCTTTCGCCAATCTTGTGAATAAATTTGCCGTGACTCCTGTTTTTGCTGGTTCTGCAGCTTTTTCCAATTCAGATTTGGTTTTGAATAAGTATCCTGAAGTTGCCAACTCGGGAAGAACAACCAAATCAGCATTTACCGTGGCTAATAATTCTTCCATTTTTTTTAGATTTTCCTGGATTTTCAGAAATTTTGGTTCGAATTGTAATACTCCGATTTTATAGATCAAAAAAAACCTCCGAAATTTAATAATTTTCTTAAGAATTTATAAATTAATTTTAATCAAGTTTGTCAATGATTCCATTCCAAAATTAATTTACTATAATATTATAAAATAATAAATTATAATAATATGCTTGACACTAAAACGTCGGGATTTTTTGTATCACACAATTAAAAAAGGCGCATATTTATTATCAGCTGACCAAGGTCAGCATTTTTTTGGTAATAAAAGAGTACCACTGATATTCAGTGGTTTCGTCGTATAAAAGGGCTATTTTATAATGGCTCTGAAAAGATGAAAAGTGAGGTGAGAGACCATGGAAAAAATCATGGTGGAAAAACTTGAGAAAATAGCTAAAGAAGCTTGTTCAAAACAGGGTGTAGCACTTTACGATCTGGAATTGAAGCGTGCTTCCAAAGGTCTTATTGTGCTGGTTTATATCACAAAATTGGATGGTGTGAACATTGGTGATTGCCAGATAGTTAGCAGAGAAATCTCGAATCGTTTGGAAATCGATGATTTCATAGCTGAACGATTTTTTCTGGAAGTATCATCGCCGGGTTTGGAACGCGAATTGAAATTGAAGAAGCATTACGTGAGTGCGATTGGCGAGAAACTGAAGATAACATTCCAGGCAGAAGATAAAAATAAAACAGTGATCGGAGTTCTAAAAGAAGTAGAAACCGATTATTTGAAATTGGATGTAAAAGATGAAATGAAACAAATTACATTCAGTGATATAAAAAAAGCAAAAACTTATTTCGATTATAAAAAGAAGAGTTAAGAGAGGGAATTATGAGTGCTAACTTAATGAGTTCTTTAGCCGAACTGGCCAGTTTGAAACAACTTGATAAAAATCAACTGGCAGAGATCATAAAAGAAAGCTTATATCAGGCAATCTCAAAGAAGATGATAGAAGAAAATGATTTGAAGATCATTGCCGAATTTGATACGAACAGAGTGCTGGCAAAATTTAATCGCATCGTGGTGGAACGCGATTTTTCTTTGGGAGAAATCTCCCTGGAAGAAGCTAAACATTATGAACCCGAAGCCGAATTAGGTGACTTAATTCCCGTGGAAATGTATATTTCCGATTTTGAACCGAAAGTGATCCGTAATGCCAGAAAGGCAATCTTGGAACGCATTAAGGCATTGGAAGAAAATCGCATTATGGACGATTATGAAAATCAGAAAGATCAGATCATTTCCGGAAAAGTTACTAAAGATGATTATAATGGTTACGTAGTAGATATAGGATATGCAGATGCACTTCTGCCGAAGGAAGAGCAGATCGAAGATGAATATTTTAAAGTTGGCGATATCATCAAAGCTTTCGTAGTCAACATTCGTAAAAGAAAAAATGATGTGATCGTGATCTTATCCAGAACTCGTCCGGAATTTGTTAAAAGAATATTTGAAACAGAAATTCCCGAAGTAAATTCAGGTGACATCGATATAAAAAAGATCGTGCGTGAGCCTGGAATGAGAACTAAAGTTGCAGTAATTTCCAATGATAAAAACATCGACGCTACAGCTGCTTGCCTTGGCGAAAAAGGAATTCGTATCGAATCGATCCGTAATCAGTTGAATGGCGAATTGGTGGACATAGTACTTTGGGCAGAATCTCCTGAACAGCTTATTGCTAACGCAATTGGACCTGATTTGGTAGAAAAAGTTTATCTGGCGGAACGTGGCAGATTTGCTCGTATAATAGTAAGTGAAGACAACAAAAATCTGGCAATCGGAAAGAAAGGCAAAAACGTGAAACTGGCTGCCAAACTTACCGATTTCAAATTGGATATTTATACAGAAGAAGAATTTGAAGAAAAGATCTCGGAAGAAAGAAGAATCACCAGCCATGTAAGCGATCTGGATGGAGTTTCGGCCAAAGTTGCCGAAGTTCTGAAAGAACATGGCTACACTTCTGTGCAGGATATCTATGATGCCAGCATCGAAGAACTTTGCAATCTGGAAGGTCTTGGTAAAAAAACAGCTAACAAGATCAAAGAATCTTCCAAATTCTTCTAAAATGAGGAAGTTATGTCGAATGGATCATCTCATGCTAATCATGTGCCACAGCGCACTTGTGTGATCTGCCGGCAAAAAAAAGAGAAATATAATTTTTTAAGATTTATAGTGGTGAAAGGAAGTCCGATCTTCGATCTGAAACAGAAATTGCAGCAGCGGGGAAGCTATGTTTGTGATGATAATGACTGCCTATCTAAGTTGAAGAGATGGATTTCCAAAAAAGGAAGAAAGATTAAATGAAAATTGAAAAGGTTTTGAATTTGCTTCATATGGCCCGAAAAGCCGGTCATTTGATTGTCGGCTTTGATGCCTGCAAAAGATCATTGATGGCAGGTGATGCTAAATTGCTGATCCTGGCTGAAGATTTGGCAAGTAGGCAGAAATCGGAAATGATAAACGTTTCGGAAGCCTGTAATGTGAAGTGGATTGAAATAGGAACAAAAGAAAAATTCGGTGAAGCATTCAAAACCAGAGACCTGGGAATTATCAGTGTAGAAGATCATAATTTTGCCAAGGGTATTCTGAAGAAAACTGATATTCCTGAAGATAAAATGGGGAAGAAAATTTAAGGGGGAAAAATGCCGATAAGAGTACATCAATTAGCCAAAGAATTCAAAATTTCGACTGCTGCGTTGAAGAAACATCTGGGCGATATGGGTGTGGAAGTAAAAAGCCATATGAGTCCGGTGGATGACGAAATAGTTGCTAAGATTCGAGCTAAATTCAACGAAGAAGTCAGAGCCATCAAACAGCGTCAGCACGATAGTAAATCGCTTCATAAAAAAATAATTCTGGCAAATAAGAAAAAGAAGGAAACTGAGCAGGAAAAAGCTTCTTCTCCCAAACCCAAAGCCATAGATATTCCCAAATTTGTTGAGAAAAAAATTGAGAAAAAAGACTCCCGATCTTCTCACAAAAAGCATTCAAAGCCGAAACCAAAAAAGGAACAACCAGTATATAAAGAAAGTAAATTGCCACCAAAATTAAAAGGTGTTACAGAACCGAAATTCAAAGACAAAGAATTTACCAACAAAGATGACAAATCTAAAGATAAGAAATTCAAAGATAAATCAAAGCATCTGAAAGCTAAATTAAAAAGCATGAAGAAGAAAAAGGGACGCAAGACCAAATTTGTTCCTACAGAATTGGAAGAAGCTGAAATTGCAAAAAACATCAAAAAAACATTAATAACTACTTCCAAAAAGAAAAAATATAAAAAAGATGATAAAACTCAGACTCAGGTTGATGCTAAGATAAAAATTGCCGAGTTTACTTCTGTAAGTGAATTAGCAAAACTGATGAATGTAAATGCTTCGGATATTATTCAGAAGTTTTTCATGATGGGTCAGATGGTAACGATAAATCAGCGTTTGGATAAAGAATCTTTGGAAATGATCTGTGATGAATTTGATTTTGATGTGGAATTTGAAGAAGAGTACGGAAAAGAGATCCTGGAAGAAAAAGTAGAAGAAGTCGATGATTCTGAAAAAGTCGGCAGACCACCGATAGTTACAGTGATGGGTCATGTCGATCATGGTAAAACTGCCATATTGGATAGAATTCGTTCTACAAATGTAATTGCCGGAGAAGCTGGTGGAATTACTCAGCATATCGGTGCTTATCAGGTAGAATATCAGGATAAACAGATCACATTCCTGGATACTCCAGGTCATGAAGCTTTTGCGGCTATGCGTGCTCGCGGAGCAAATGTAACTGACATTGCTATTATTGTGGTTGCGGCAAATGAGAGTGTGAAACAGCAAACAGTAGAAGCTATCGATCATGCCAAAGCTGCTGGAGTTACAATAATCTTGGCGATCAACAAAATTGATCTTAAAGATGCAAATATTGATCGTGTGATTTCAGATTTGATGCAGCAGAACCTGATGCTGGAAGGTTACGGTGGAGAAATTCTCTGGGTTCCCTGTTCAGCCAAAACCGGTGAAGGAATCAACGAACTTCTGGATACAATTTTACTTTCTGCTGAAATGCTGGAACTGAAGGCAGCTGAAGAAGTTCCTGGTAAAGGAATTGTAATTGAGTCGATGAAAGATCAGCGCATGGGAACAATCGTGACTATCTTACTTCAGGAAGGAACATTAGAAAAAAGTGATAGCGTAGTTTGTGGAGCTACTTTTGGGCGTATTCGAAAAATGGAAGATGAACGCGGTAAAGAAATTGAAAAGGTCAGTCCAGCAGGTGTGGCTGTTCTATATGGATTGAACAGTGTTCCCAAAGCTGGAGATATTTTGAATAAAGTAGAAAATGAGAAAACGGCACGTTCGATAAGTACTGAACGTAAAAATATTCGTCGTGAACGAGAAAAATATCAGCAGAAAACAAATCTTGATAACCTGT containing:
- a CDS encoding ribosome maturation factor RimP — protein: MEKIMVEKLEKIAKEACSKQGVALYDLELKRASKGLIVLVYITKLDGVNIGDCQIVSREISNRLEIDDFIAERFFLEVSSPGLERELKLKKHYVSAIGEKLKITFQAEDKNKTVIGVLKEVETDYLKLDVKDEMKQITFSDIKKAKTYFDYKKKS
- the nusA gene encoding transcription termination factor NusA, translated to MSANLMSSLAELASLKQLDKNQLAEIIKESLYQAISKKMIEENDLKIIAEFDTNRVLAKFNRIVVERDFSLGEISLEEAKHYEPEAELGDLIPVEMYISDFEPKVIRNARKAILERIKALEENRIMDDYENQKDQIISGKVTKDDYNGYVVDIGYADALLPKEEQIEDEYFKVGDIIKAFVVNIRKRKNDVIVILSRTRPEFVKRIFETEIPEVNSGDIDIKKIVREPGMRTKVAVISNDKNIDATAACLGEKGIRIESIRNQLNGELVDIVLWAESPEQLIANAIGPDLVEKVYLAERGRFARIIVSEDNKNLAIGKKGKNVKLAAKLTDFKLDIYTEEEFEEKISEERRITSHVSDLDGVSAKVAEVLKEHGYTSVQDIYDASIEELCNLEGLGKKTANKIKESSKFF
- a CDS encoding OsmC family protein produces the protein MQLEVGFPGNLKVEAKIRDFSVMTDQPKRSGGDDSAPSPFELFLSALGTCAGIYIKSFCQQRGLETDQIKLIQDVVFDMKTGLIDTISMQIFVPEDFPEQYHKALIKSASLCAVKKHLHESIKIEIDVVKNK
- a CDS encoding ribosomal L7Ae/L30e/S12e/Gadd45 family protein yields the protein MKIEKVLNLLHMARKAGHLIVGFDACKRSLMAGDAKLLILAEDLASRQKSEMINVSEACNVKWIEIGTKEKFGEAFKTRDLGIISVEDHNFAKGILKKTDIPEDKMGKKI
- the infB gene encoding translation initiation factor IF-2, with translation MPIRVHQLAKEFKISTAALKKHLGDMGVEVKSHMSPVDDEIVAKIRAKFNEEVRAIKQRQHDSKSLHKKIILANKKKKETEQEKASSPKPKAIDIPKFVEKKIEKKDSRSSHKKHSKPKPKKEQPVYKESKLPPKLKGVTEPKFKDKEFTNKDDKSKDKKFKDKSKHLKAKLKSMKKKKGRKTKFVPTELEEAEIAKNIKKTLITTSKKKKYKKDDKTQTQVDAKIKIAEFTSVSELAKLMNVNASDIIQKFFMMGQMVTINQRLDKESLEMICDEFDFDVEFEEEYGKEILEEKVEEVDDSEKVGRPPIVTVMGHVDHGKTAILDRIRSTNVIAGEAGGITQHIGAYQVEYQDKQITFLDTPGHEAFAAMRARGANVTDIAIIVVAANESVKQQTVEAIDHAKAAGVTIILAINKIDLKDANIDRVISDLMQQNLMLEGYGGEILWVPCSAKTGEGINELLDTILLSAEMLELKAAEEVPGKGIVIESMKDQRMGTIVTILLQEGTLEKSDSVVCGATFGRIRKMEDERGKEIEKVSPAGVAVLYGLNSVPKAGDILNKVENEKTARSISTERKNIRREREKYQQKTNLDNLFQRIKEHSMSEIKLIVKADTDGSVEALCDSFQKLSTDEVVVNIIRKAVGGINEADVNMASASDAIIIGFHVRANNTAKKMAEDEGIEIKLYHIIYEAIEDIQSAMQGMLAPEIVEKYMGTAAVKQIFKIKGVGTIAGCAVEKGKITNTGVVRLYRDDIVIHEGKLSSLKHYANEVKEVKAGSECGIGIEKYNDLKEGDVIENFVMEEVARKL
- a CDS encoding DUF448 domain-containing protein, translated to MSNGSSHANHVPQRTCVICRQKKEKYNFLRFIVVKGSPIFDLKQKLQQRGSYVCDDNDCLSKLKRWISKKGRKIK
- a CDS encoding right-handed parallel beta-helix repeat-containing protein, which produces MLKKILFYLFVIFIFLVIYFISNPISKTITIDNENDLIELFKTSQNNIIVELASGDYELTPTHFIDSTCANCEEPKTTNPATYGLKISGENIKIIGPKDRSAVIHTNSGYGLYIVDCQDFYLENITITDGIRDSAGMAGDAAIVVKNSSAKIHNNLITNNLGDSLMIVKNISGIMGICGRENSYLEITDNDIIRNSWDGIALFRNTEAIVTGNYIDGMDKAGGRTPKGGRGVAVGVTWNAKAKISNNYIARYWKGIGLFVDAIGIVDNNIIEDMNTWGISLWDASRGKPQGFISHNIVYDTGAMGAAITSSTEENPGFFKDNIIVQTAQSKAYDSPDYYGYQCPFALHLVPDDFVIENNLFFNNRRATEDLDDFDVDEEIFNVKLQEKMEWMKRMKFIGKSEFGKKFFNH
- a CDS encoding beta-ureidopropionase — protein: MYKIGVLQFEPKFLKIQENLKKMEELLATVNADLVVLPELATSGYLFKTKSELEKAAEPAKTGVTANLFTRLAKEKNTSYVVGFAEKDGDKFYNSSLLVNPAGTIHVYRKTHLFYEEKKWFLPGNSGLKVFEAKDGVKVGLMICFDWIFPESARTLALRGAQIIAHSANLVLPWCQQAMITRSLENRVFSITSNRTGTEKNMDSELTFTGMSQILSTKGEILHRCTETEETVQIVEIYPEKADDKKVTEYNHAFNDRRTEMYEC